AAATATAGGACACCATTTGACCTCAGGCTCACCGACTTCAATAACTTCTCCATCTTTTACGACTACCCTTGTTTTTCCTACTAATTCCATTATATGAGGCATGATTTGCACCTTTTTAACTTAACAAAACAAATTCAAGAAAACAATTTTCTTTTTAGTATATGATACTTGTCGGCTAAAATAAGCTTACTTACCTATGTATAAGTAACCATATTAACACTTTTGAAAAGTATCTGTGCTACAGCATCTGCGAAAGCATATATTCAGGAACTTCTACTCTTCCCAACTAATAAGAAATGGATTTGTTTTCGCACAAACCCGGGATAGCACCTCTACACCAGCAGGTCAGATTAAAATATTTAAAGGACTTCACCTTTTATGCGCTCGTAACAATTGACCAGCAGCCTGGGACTTGCTTTCATCTCTATGATATTAAACTCAAAGAGCCTTGCAAATTCTTCAACCATGGGATCGAAACTCTTCTCATAGTACAGACCGGTATCCATTTTAGCTACGGTCTTATAGCCTGCATAGTCAAAAACAAACTTTGACATCTTTATATCATCCGGATTGTTCGTAAGACCTGCCGCTTTCACCATTTCACGCCAGTGGGCAGCCCACATGGGAGTCATGAAGAAAGTACCGACACCATTGAAGCTTTTCAGTTTCTCAAGATATGCAGCTCTGCTTCCTAGCACCGCACCGATACAATCGTCTATTATATCTCCGTTGTCTTCTTTTAGTATATGGACTGGACATGGAAGGTCAGCAAGATCTTTATCCACTTTGTCCAGCACATTTCCACAAAGGCCATAGAGTAGTAAAATGCCATCCGAATACTCTGATTTCTCTCTGGCTTTTGAATATACGGCCTCTTTAAGATCGTCCGGGGTGGCATGCAGGGCAAGCTCAAGTATCTCCACAACAAGAGTTAAGCCATCATCTTCCGGACAATCCGGGAGCACATCATCTGAAACAAGCGTATAATCACAGCCTGCATCCTCCAGTTTATCCACAAGCATGCGGGCATCCTCGTTGTTCACTATCAGTAAATTCCGTATTGCATTATCATTCTCAATAATATGGACGATCTCGTCCTCGAATATCCTACAGGCAATGAAAGAAAGTACAGGCATAGGTCACATCTCCTTTTGTATGTAGTCGTTTAGATTTTAAAATCGGATCACAGCACCAAATAACAAAATGAGGTACATGAAGATATACTTAAGCGTCATAATCATGTAGAAATTTCTTCTTTGTATAGATGCCGGGAAGAAATTCCATGGAGCAGGTCTGAATTTTCACCCGGGAGAGGTTAGGAACAAAATCAGTGATACTCCGTATATGTAATACAAAATGAAAGAATCAAAGCCGGATGGGTAAACCCACTCCCCAACCAGCTTATAGGGTACAACACAAATCTGTGCTTTTGTATTGCAAAGATACAATTACTCGATAGTATAAGTATATTTTTCAGCATCCCAAAATCTATAATGATAAATATATTATTTAAAATTATAATCAAACATTGTTCCCGGATTTCCGGAAAAACAATTAAATCAGTAGATTATATCTCACTGCATGACCGACGTGATGCTTTTATGGGACAATGCCCTCTTGTTCGAGAAACTGTTCCTCGAACATGATATCAAGTGCCAGAGAATAGCCCCTGAGAACCTTGGAACACCTTTTCTTCCACCAAGTAAATGCCTGATGATCCCCACAGGTTTTGCCAATACCGATTATACAAAGGTACTGAATGGTATCGAGCGAAGCAAAAAAAAGCTTGAGAAATTTGTGGAAAAAGGAGGAGTCCTAGTCATATTCGGACCCATGATAAGTGAATATGAATATCCCTGGCTCCCGATGAAGCTGAGGTATGTGCAAAAGCAGATGTCAGCAAATATCTGTATTACAAAAGAGCATAGTGCCCGATGCCTTGTGGAAGATCCCGAGACAGAAGTGGAGTTTGACGGTTATTTCACGGATACCGAGGGAGATGTCATATTCAGGGATGAGGATGGAAATGCCCTGATGGTGGTAAAAAAGTTTGGGGAAGGAATGATCATTGCAACCACAATACACGAATTCCCTTCAGGGGATTTCCTTAAATGGGTAGTCGAAACTGCAAAAAGTACGAAGATATGAATATTCCCGGTCAATAAGTATTGTCCCTGGAACTCTCTTCCGGCACAAGAATGGCCAGAAGCAGGTATAGTAATCCTCCTACGAAGATACCTGTAACCAGAGTGAAAATCACAAAAACGATTCTTACAAGAGAGGGTTTGACATCAAAATACTCGGCCATACCGCCACATACTCCTGCTATCATACGGTCATCAGAACTCCTGTAAAGCTTCTTTGAACTTATCTCATGACCACTATCCCTTAATTTCTGATAGTAGAACAAACTTCCCGCAAGCAGGCCAAGGGATATGCCAAGCCCGTAATCCTCAATTAGCACACCGAGTATGATACCGCCCATCAGGCCCCAGAGAAGATAGGTACCGAAATCGGGAGTTTCCTGATCACTTTTTTCCATAAAAATAAGACCTCAGATGCCTGGAAGACATTCATTTTTTCTTGAATTTAGAACGCAGCTTCTCGACCTCATCGGCAGCATTTGGCAACCTGAGGACAAAAAGTCCGAAACATGGCTTGATATACTGGAAGAACAGCTCATCTCCTTTCACACCAATTGGTATGGAATCACCCTGAAGAAGCACGCCGCGTATGGTATAGCCGCCCGGTACACGATATACTTCATCGGACTTTTCCCTGATCAGTGCCTCACACTGGGCAGGTGTACCTCCTTTCAGGAGTATCTCAAAGGGAAGATCGCTTATACATGCCATGCTTGGATTTCCTTCCTATTAAACAATAACAAGGTTAGATACCTTTATACCACTTTCCACTATCCTTCCGACAACCTTGCCACCTGTCATCTCAGCTGCCTTTTCGGCCTGCTCCGGTGGTAAGATGATCACAAAACCCATGCCCATGTTGAATGTCCGGTACATTTCCAGATCATCCACATTACCTTCCTCCTGAAGGAACTTAAAGATTGCATTTGGTTCGATGGGATCGTGGAAGTCAAAACCGAGTTCTGTAACACGTTTGAGTTTCAGAAGACCGCTACCCGTAATATGGGCAAGTCCGTGAACATCACATTCCCTGATAACGTCCAGAACTTCCATGTAGATACGTGTGGGTATCAGGAGTTCGTCTCCTATGGTAGTAGAAGTGTCCAGCGGGAAAGCATCCTGATATGAATATGATGATTGTTCGATGATATTTCGCACAAGAGTGTAGCCGTTACTGTGGACACCTGCTGCCGGAATCCCTACTATGGCATCGCCGAGCCGTACATTCTCACCCGTGATAATATCCTCTTTTCTGACCATTCCAAGACATGTGCCTGCAAGATCGAAACCTTTTATGATATCCGGAAGTGTCGCGGTCTCGCCACCTACAATAGACATGCGGGAGATTTCGGCTCCTTTTCTCAGACCCTCGCCGATCTGAGCGGCGAATTCCTCATCGTGCTTCTCAAGTGCCAGATAATCAACAAAGGATACAGGTTCGGCACCTATTGCCAGCAGATCGTTGACGTTCATTGCGATACAGTCAATACCGACCGTATTCCAGCGCTTCATCTCATTTGCGATCAGAACCTTGGAACCCACACCATCTGTGGCAAGTGCAAGGGCATATTCTCCGAAATCGATGAGGCCTGCATAATGTCCTATACCCGTCAAAGGTGCCCCCAGGCCTTCACGCCTGTAGGTCATGCCCTTTGTCAGGGCCTGGATGGTCGTCTCCTCTTTTTCGATGTCAACTCCGGATTCCGCATAGGTGAGATGTTTGTCTTTCATATGATCACGACTATTTTTCCAGTTCGAATTCCCTGTGCAAAATCTGTACAGCCTCGATGGCATCCTCTGAACTCACGACAAAGGAGATGTTATGCTGTGAGGAACCCTGACTGATCATAATTACGTTTATATTGCCATTTCCAAGGGCATAAAATACCTTGCCTGCAACTCCCGGGATACCGTCCATACCCGCACCGACAACCGCAACAACACAGATATCCCTGTCATATGCGACATCGCCGATGAAGTTATTGCTGAACTCGGACCTGATAGCTGCAACTGCCCTTTCCAGATGGTCCTCATTGACCACGAAGGTCATGTTAGCTTCAGAGGAACCCTGGCTGATCATGATAATATTCACACCGGCACCTGCAAGTACGGAAAATACCCTTGCTGCAGTACCGATAGCACCTACCATCCCCGCACCGGAGATGTTGATCAGGGCAACCCTGGAAATGAGGGTAACAGCCTTTACGACATCCTCTATCTGGTTCTGTTCGGCAACGATCAGCGTGCCTTCGAAATCAGGTTCAAAGGTGTTCTTCACACGCACGGGGATCTTGTGTTTGATGGCGGGCTCAATTGTCCTTGGGTGAAGGACCTTTGCACCAAAATAGGACAGTTCCATGGCCTCGATATAGGATATCTGCGGGATGCATTTGGCCTCGGGAACGAATTTGGGATCAGTGGTCATTATACCGTGAACTTCTTTCCACAGCCAGATCTCATCCGCCTTGAGCGCAGCACCGAGAATGGATGCTGAGAAATCAGAACCACTACGTCCCAGTGTGGTGATTATATCCTGCTGGTTGTGGGCGATAAAACCTGTAACAACAGGAATACTGCGTCCAAGCAAAGAAGAGAGCCTTTCATCGATCCTTGTATAACTTTCCTCAAGTACCTTGGCACTACCGTAATTTGAATCGGTGACTATTCCCGCCTCGCCACCTGTAAATGATTTTGAATCTATACCCAGAGAGCAGATAGAGCAGCTTACGATAGGAGCTGCAAGACGCTCTCCATAGGAAGATATATAATCTATGGAACGTGGAGTCAATTCCCCGAGGTAACAGATGCCTATAAGAGCCTTTTCAAGTTCATCAACGCGCTTGTCGATAGACTCGATGCATAAGGACTTCAGTTCATCACTATCCACTGCAATGTTAATGGCATCGTAATGCTTTTTTTTCAGGTCGGCTATGAATTCTTTCACATGAGCTACTTTTCCGCTTACGGATACTTCGTTCGCCGTGTTCAGTAAGCCGTCCGTTACACCGCCCAGTGCCGAAGTTACCACAGTAAGTTCATTACCGTCGTCATGATAACGTTTCAGTAGTTCAGCTACATGCCGGATCTTCTCTCCGTTGGCAACCGATGTGCCGCCGAATTTCATTACGATTCTCATTTTAATCACGTTTGGTTTTTCGACTGATTTGGACTATAAACAATACAGAGCAATATAAAGATTATGTGTAAGGCCCGCAGAGACGGGAGTCTAAAAACAGGCCTACAGGAACTTTTTAAAGAACCAGATAAGTACAACAAATACAAAGGCACTTACAAGAAGGGAAAGAATATTCGAGATATCAGAAGGCAAGAGTGGTCCAGACATATCAGATGACGAATTGGCAGAACTATTATCCTTACCAAGCCCTTCTGCTGCTGAGTTTGCAAGCTCTGCGATAGATTCGCCGATATTATCCTGTATATTGACAGATACCGAGAATTCTTCCGAATAATAGGAAATGTCATCGTTTTCATCCAGTGTCATCAGCGTAACCTTATGTATGCCTGAATCGAGTTCCCCGGTCACAGCCTTATAGGTCCCGGGACTCACTTCTTTTCTTGTATCCAGAACTTCTCCGTCAAGCAGGATACGTACTTCTTCATAAGAATCGTCCAGATAATAATCAACGATGGCAATACGCCCCGCTTTTAAGCCGTCACCAAGCGGAGATGTGACATCAATATCAATGCTCCCCGGAACATTCGTAATCCCGGATACAGTGTCCTGTTGCAGGAATACATGATCGATAAAGACAGTTGTTCCCCCGTCGGTCTCGAAAAGACCTTCCAGATAAGCAAGAAAAACTGTCTGTGGTCCGGTTTCGGAGTATACGGTGTAATAGAAATAATCGTCTTCTTCCACTTCATCCTCTTTCAGAAGCCTGTCATCAAACCTTAGTTCAAGGGTAACTTCGCCATCATCAACATCGCTTGCTTCAATGGTATAAAGACCGGAAAGTCTGCGCTCTGAGCCGGCTTTCAGGGAAAAGTCCCTGTCCATAAGCAGGTAGTCATTGAAATCTTCCACAGGATCGAGATACTGTTCGATATATATGGTGGAATAGATCTCCCCGTCTGATTCTTTTACCGAACCTTCCGAGATTATACTCAGAATAAAGTAATCCACCTCTTTATCGTCATCCTCATCCTCAATAACCGTACGGATATACTCGAGGGCTTCATCCTCTTTAGCAAAATTGTCATCCAGCTCCACCTTATCGCCATTACGGTACAGTTCGATCCAGATATCGCCGCTGTTACTGTTCATGTCCAGAACTTTCACAGAGTAGCCCTGCTCCAGAAATATCTCATCCCCGATACTTACATCCGGTTCCGAATAGTGTATCATGGCCTCTGTTTTCAGACCGGCTGCGGGAGTGATGCACATTAAAAGGATACAGATACTTGTAATTACAAAATGTATATATTTCATCGAAACCTCAAATCATAGGACCGGATAAAAATGACATCTTAATATCTTGTTTTTCAAGCATATTATTGTCTAATGGTTTTTATCTATTTCTATAAATATAGGTGAAAATAATGAAATATGTAGTACTCATCGGAGATGGCATGGCAGATGAGCCACTTGAGGAGCTGGAAAATCAGACTGTTCTCCAGAAGGCCAGTACACCAAACATGGATTATATTACCATGAACGGCCGGGCAGGACTTGCCCGAACGGTGCCCGAAGGACTGCCACCCGGAAGCGATGTTGCCAACATGTCCATAATCGGCTATGATCCGGAGAAGTACTACTCGGGCAGGGCTCCCCTTGAGGCTGCAAGCATGGGAGTGGAACTCGAAGAGAATGATGTTGCATTCCGTTGCAACCTTATCACCATCAAGGATGACATCATTGCAGACCACAGTTCGGGACATATCACCAGCGAGGAATCAAAAGAACTGATCGAAAGCATCGACTCTGCCCTCGGAGATGAAATTTTTAGTTTTTATCCGGGAATCAGCTACCGGCACTTGATGATAGCAAAAAACGGTCTTGGAGCGGATACCGAATGCACTCCCCCCCATGACGTAATTGACGAGAATAGACATAACCACATGCCCCGGGGAAAAGATAGCGAAGTCATAGCCGAATTGGCTGAAAAATCCATGGGATTACTGAAAGATCATCCTGTCAATAAAAAGAGAATAGAGGAAGGTAAGAATCCCGGCAATTCCATATGGCTCTGGGGTCAGGGATATGCACCTGCATTCATTCCTTTTGAGGAACTCTACGGACTGAACGGAGCAATAATATCAGCAGTAGACCTTGTAAAGGGAATCGGGATCTATGCAGGACTTGATGTGATCGAGGTTCCCGGTGCAACGGGATACCTGGATACTAACTATAAGGGTAAGGCTGAATACGCCATGGATGCTCTGGAGAATCACGATTTTGTCTTTGTTCACGTGGAAGCACCCGACGAAGCAGGACATATGGGTGACATGCAGGCCAAGATACAGGCCATCGAGGACTTTGATGAAAAGGTCGTGGGTACTGTGCTTGAAGCCTCTAAAAAATACGGAGAGGACGTCACCATAATGGTGCTGCCGGACCACCCGACCCCAATAGCACTCAGGACACACACATCCGTACCCATCCCATTTGCCGTCTACTCCACTGCCGAAGATAAGCCAGACGATGCAAAGGCCTTTGATGAAGAATCTGTTAAAGAGGGTTCCTTGGGTACTGTTTATGCTGCCGATCTGGTGGGCAAGTTGATAAAAATGGCAAAAAAATAGGAGGAATTTTTCTCGCCAGGTCGTTATATAAGGAGCAATGCTCCTGCTAATTAATTTTTTGAATCAATCTTAAATAGTCTCAATCATAATAGGTGCATGGTGGGTAAAATGGGAGTTCAGCCCACCACAAAATGAGGAGTGATGAATATGAGATATGGTTTAACACGCTGGAGCCCTGCCTCCGGATCGGTATGGGATCCAATGGAAGAGTTAAGCAGAATGGAAAATCGTCTTTCAGAGATGTTCGGTGAAGGTGAAAGAGGTAGCTGGATGGATTTTGAGACCCTTCGTCCACTGGTGGATGTAAAAGAGGAAGATAAGGATATCGTTGTGAAGACCGATCTTCCCGGCGTCAGCAAGGAGGATGTGGATATCAATATCAAAGGTGACAGGATATGGATTACCGCCAATACCCACAGGGAAGCCGAGGAAGAAAAGGAAGGCTATTCCATGAAGGAACGCTCTTTCAAGAGGTTTGCACGTTCGTTCAGCCTGCCTGCAAATGTCACTGAAGAAGGTGCAAAGGCCAAACTGGAGGACGGAGTGCTCACTGTGACACTTCCGAAGTCACAGCTTGAGGAAAAGCAAAAGATCATGATAGAATAATTTGGTCTTGCCGATATACGTAAAAACATTTACTTTATTTTATTTTTTAAATGCTTTGAACTGAGCTGGAGGCATTTATTGTTGCGGCATCAGTAAGAGTTATCATCATACTTTGCTCAGTGGGGGTAACTATCATCATCGCCGCGGATTATCATTACGGATAATGGTATTAAAAACCTTCTTTTGATCTCCTTTGCCAACCTTTATTCAAAATCTTCATTCTTCTTAGAAAGTGAATCGCAGAGAGAAATGAACGTTTCAGCTATGACAATTACTATTGGCGCTATCAGGATGGTATATCCCAGCAATTGGAGAATGAAAGCAACAAATCTCCCGAGACCTGTTTGCGGAACTATATCCCCGAATCCTATAGACAGAAGTGTAGTTGAAGCCAGAAGATGCTTGAAGGAATTGTGGTAAAACCACCGGCTGCTCCTTCTACAAAATACATAAGGATACCTGATAGTACTGTCAGTAACAGTACTATTAAAAGAAATAGAAATATTTTTCTGAAACTCGCACGCAGAATTTCCTTCAATATTTTACATGTCATGCATTAAAATATAATAAGTACACATTAATAAATTGATGTTATTCCACTAAATTGCTAAATGTTAATCATAAAAAACCCAGTTTGAATGTGGCAAAAATGCCAGGATACCAAAATGGACTACATCATAGAAGAGGAGTTATGGCGTTCAATTCCAGTATACTTTTACTCCTTCTTAATAATAGGGATTTTGAATATGGTAATCGGAACTTTCAATATAAAAGGTTCGACAATATTCATCCTAGCATTTCTCCTAACTGTTGTGCATTTTAGAATTATGATCTGGTATAGAAAAAAGGAACATATTGTAGATCCATCCATTCAGACGATACTTAAACATGCATTTCGGTCTGATGAATAGTGAAATGCGCCAACAACATTATCTACCCACAATACCGTTACTTCCCTGAGGAATGAGCCGTGAAGATGGAAGCTTTTACTGTTGAGAATGTGCCTCTTATCAAAGAGGGAGACGACATCGCGTCAATCATCTGTGACAATGCAGAAATTAAGGATTACGATATCATAGTCATTGCTTCCACTATAGTCGCCAAGTCCGAAGGCCGGGTTTTCAGGCTGGAGGACATCGAAGCCGGCGAAAAGGCAAAAGAAATTGCTTCAAGACATGATCTTGACCCAGAATTCATACAGGCGGTCCTTGACAGAAGCAATGAAGTGCTCATGGAGTTTCCAATACTGCTTGTGGAGACAAAGAACGGTCACGTTTGCATTAAGGCAGGCATTGATGAATCCAATGTTGAAGGAGGATACCTTGCAGACTTGCCGGAAGATCCGGATTCCAGTGCCGAGAATATAGGAAAAGCAGTGGAGATGAACACCAGTAAGAAGGTGAGCGTCATTGTGACAGACACCAACGGAAGGGCTTTCAAGATAGGACAGACAGGAATAGCTGTCGGTCTATACATGATACACCCCATCCTGAACTGGGTAGGCAAGAAGGACCTCTTCGGGAATGAACTGGAGATAACACAGGAAGCCGTTGCCGATGAGATTGCAGGTGCTGCAAATCTGCTGATGGGAGAAGGAGACGGCGGTTGTCCGGTTGTCATTATAAGGGGTCTGAAACTGCGTTCCGAAGATAGCACATCAGTAAAAGAGATGTACAGAACTGACAGGGAAGATCTCATAAAAAAAGGACTTCGCTGTCTCAGGGATTCCTGAGAAGTATGATACTAATTATATAAGTATTCAGAATGGAATATTTACTACTTCAACATCCGCATCGGCAAAGAAATCCAGCGCATCAGTATCAGGATATGGCTGTATGTAAACTACTTTTTTGATATTGGAATTGATTATCATCTTTGCACACAGAATACATGGCTGGTGTGTGCAGTAAAGAGTTGCAAAATCAGTACTAACACCGTGTATTGCAGCCTGTATGATGGCGTTTTGCTCTGCGTGGACCGCCCGGCATTTCTCATGACGGGTACCGGACTCTATATTGTTCTGCTGTCTTATGCAGCCTATATCCAGACAATGTTCCATATTGCGCGGTGCACCGTTATAGCCCGTGGAAAGGATCCTTTTGTCCCTTGCAATCACAGCACCTACCCTGTTCCTCAGGCATGTGGAACGTTTGGCAACAACAGTGGCGATCTCAAGAAAATATTCGTCAATGCTGGGTCTGTCGGTCATCGCTTAAGAGAGACAGTAAGTAGTATATATAAGTTGTAGTGTATGGATTGACAACTACTTTATTAACAACGGGAGATTTTGAAAATAATTATGGAGTCTTTAAAATGGAAGTCGGTTTGACTGAACGCCTGGATTCGTTTGTAAGAAATCACAGCGATCGCCAGCTTGCGACAATACCGCTTGCCATATTCCTTGTATCGATAGTTGTACTTGGAATAGTGTTTGTAAGCAGTGGCGCACCTGTGAAACTCGGAATGGAGTTTGAGGGAGGAACACAGATATCGGTAGCAAGCCAGGAAACTGCCGCATCCCTTGAACAGAAATATGCCGACTATCCGATAGTTGACGCCCGCCAGGCCGGATCACGTGTGATCATGCAGTTCGGACCAATGGACAACGAACAGCAAAGCGAGCTTGTACGGGATGTGACATCCACCTATTCCAGTGTTGAGATCAAGCAGGTAGGACCGGTATACGGAGCAAGCCTGCAGCAACAGGCCGTACAGGCTGTAATAATATCTTTCATAGGAATGGCCCTTGTGGTATTCCTGATATTCAAGACATTCGTACCGTCTGTAGCGGTCGTACTTTCCGCGCTTTCCGACATACTGATAGCAGCAGCATTTATGAACGTGGCAGGCATCGAGCTGTCCCTTGGTACAGTTGCAGCCCTGCTTATGCTGATCGGTTATTCTGTGGACAGTGACATACTGCTCACAACAAGAGTGCTAAAGCGCAGAGGAACACCCCAGGAGAACATCTCAAACGCAATGCACACAGGTATCACGATGACAACGACAACACTTGCAGCACTTGTTGTAATGTACCTGGTTTCCACATACTCATATGTGCTCAGTCCGTCCCTCACGCAGATAAACCTGCTCTCGGACATATCCATTGTACTGATATTCGGACTGCTGGCAGATCTTATGAATACATGGTTGCTTAACACATCGATCCTGAGATGGTATGCAGGTAATCAGGGATCAAGGAGGCGAAAGGCATGAACGGTGATGAGGACCAGAAAAGTCTCTTAAAAGACATCAGGGTCATAGTATTCATAATAGCGATACTGGCTTCCATTGTCTTCATCCAGCCCGGATATTCCTCAGAGGAAGGTTTCAATACAGGTCTTAACTACGGACTTGACCTTGAGGGCGGATCATGGCTGCAGATCAGGCTGCAGGGTGCTGTAGCGCAACTGGATGCAGATAATGAAGAGCTTGCACAGACTGTCCTGCAGAATGGTATTGATGATACCGTGGAAATCCGGCAGATCGATACCAATAACGGAGGACTTACTGTCACATTCACCACACCTGCACAGCTTTCAAGTAACCATATGGACCAGCTTGGTGTGGGAGAATCCACGATAACAAGATCTGACAATACCACACAGGTCATTTTACATACATCCGAGTCCACGCTTATCACAACCTATCTTACAGATGCCCTGAACGCCGAGGTAGTTCCACTTGCGGTCGAAAACGGCGTGGAATACGAGATCAGGACCGCTGTATCGGAGGAAGAGCTCCAGCAGTTGATGGAAGAGGTCGGAGGAAATATAGTCACCGATGACCAGGGCACTCCTATCTACAGGGAAGGCGTCAGGACCGAGACAAGAGACCTTACAAAACAGATACTAAGCGATAAACTGAATGCACTGGGACTTAAGGACATCCCTGTCACAACCGTAGGCGAGGATTACATTCTTATTGATTTTGCAGGCATCGACCTTGCAACTGCTAAGGATATCGCAGAAAAACCCGGTAAGTTCGAGATACGCATCATCACAGAAGGCAACGAATCAAGACACGTGCTGTACGGTGATGCGATCCAGAGCGTCGGTATCGCGGGATACAACGATAACGACGGTCAGTGGTATACTCCCTTCACACTCACTGATGCAGGAGCAGAGGCACTTCAGGAAACT
The window above is part of the Methanolobus zinderi genome. Proteins encoded here:
- a CDS encoding preprotein translocase subunit SecD, giving the protein MNGDEDQKSLLKDIRVIVFIIAILASIVFIQPGYSSEEGFNTGLNYGLDLEGGSWLQIRLQGAVAQLDADNEELAQTVLQNGIDDTVEIRQIDTNNGGLTVTFTTPAQLSSNHMDQLGVGESTITRSDNTTQVILHTSESTLITTYLTDALNAEVVPLAVENGVEYEIRTAVSEEELQQLMEEVGGNIVTDDQGTPIYREGVRTETRDLTKQILSDKLNALGLKDIPVTTVGEDYILIDFAGIDLATAKDIAEKPGKFEIRIITEGNESRHVLYGDAIQSVGIAGYNDNDGQWYTPFTLTDAGAEALQETAIDTGATTNPMAHNLVMYLDDEEVYSAPLSPSAAARLEQYPIYSWQASTGGDEESQAQAEQLQIHLRAGALPVNVELMGSGHVDASLGAQFKSQAVIAGLLALFAVAFVVYRRYHKPEILIPMVGTSVSEVIMILGFAGAIGWQLDLPSIAGIIAVIGTGIDHLVIITDEVLYEGKLPPRKVYLSRITKAFSIIFAAAATTIIAMSPLVVMGFGALKGFAITTIVGVLIGILIARPVYGKVIHEILESRASKTAE